From a single Falco rusticolus isolate bFalRus1 chromosome 17, bFalRus1.pri, whole genome shotgun sequence genomic region:
- the PTPN7 gene encoding tyrosine-protein phosphatase non-receptor type 7 isoform X2: MVQACLVCSRVHNSSLSAQAAGADMDKPDKPSPSARKHVHLQERRGSNVSLVLDMSSLGSVEPIQPICTPRDITLKFLRTSSHVLRREELQQHAQSLTQLQEEFLKIPPNFVSPEELEIPGRASKDRYKTILPNPESRVCLRRARNQEEDSYINANYITGYAGRLREYIATQGPMLNTVTDFWEMVWQEEVPLIVMITKLQERKEKCVHYWPEKEGTYGPFTVRVQGLSECVEYVVRDLSIQLEGECRQVKHILFPSWPDQQTPESAKPLLHLVSKVEEALQAAASPGPIVVHCSAGIGRTGCFIATRIGCQQLKDKGEVDILGIVCRLRIDRGGMIQTSEQYQFLHHTLALYASQLPEAGGH; the protein is encoded by the exons atggtaCAAGCCTGCTTGGTGTGTTCCAGAGTTCATAACAGCAGCCTGAGTGCCCAGGCAGCCGGGGCAGACATGGACAAGCCGGACAAGCCTAGTCCCTCTGCCAGGAAGCATGTGCATCTTCAGGAGAG GAGGGGGTCCAATGTGTCACTGGTGCTGGACATGAGTTCACTGGGAAGTGTTGAGCCCATCCAGCCCATCTGCACACCACGGGACATCACGCTGAAGTTCCTGAGGACATCCAGCCATGTGCTGAGGAGAGAGGAGCTCCAGCAACATGCCCAGAGCCTGACACAGCTCCAGGAGGAGTTTTTG AAAATCCCACCCAACTTTGTCAGTCCGGAGGAGCTGGAGATCCCTGGACGTGCCTCCAAGGACAGATATAAAACCATCCTCCCCA ACCCTGAAAGCCGGGTCTGTCTCAGGAGGGCAAGGAACCAGGAGGAAGACAGCTACATAAATGCCAACTACATCACG GGCTATGCAGGGCGGCTCCGGGAGTACATTGCCACACAGGGACCCATGCTGAACACTGTGACTGACTTCTGGGAGATGgtgtggcaggaggaggtgcCCCTCATCGTCATGATAACCAAGCTCCAGGAGCGCAAAGAG aaatgtgtcCACTACTGGCCTGAGAAGGAGGGCACCTACGGCCCCTTCACCGTCCGTGTGCAGGGGTTGAGTGAGTGCGTGGAGTACGTTGTCCGGGATCTCTCCATCCAG CTTGAAGGTGAATGCCGCCAGGTCAAACACATCCTCTTCCCTTCCTGGCCGGACCAGCAGACACCCGAGTCAGCCAAGCCCCTGCTGCACTTGGTGTCCAAGGTGGaggaggctctgcaggctgcagccagcccagggccGATCGTTGTGCACTGCAG TGCAGGCATCGGCCGGACAGGCTGCTTTATTGCTACCAGGATCGGGTGCCAGCAGCTGAAGGACAAGGGCGAGGTGGATATCCTGGGAATTGTGTGCCGTCTCCGCATAGACAG AGGTGGGATGATCCAGACGAGCGAGCAGTACCAGTTCCTCCATCACACACTAGCTCTCTACGCTTCCCAGCTGCCAGAGGCAGGAGGCCActag
- the PTPN7 gene encoding tyrosine-protein phosphatase non-receptor type 7 isoform X1, producing MVQACLVCSRVHNSSLSAQAAGADMDKPDKPSPSARKHVHLQERRGSNVSLVLDMSSLGSVEPIQPICTPRDITLKFLRTSSHVLRREELQQHAQSLTQLQEEFLKIPPNFVSPEELEIPGRASKDRYKTILPSMCHCIPLPHICPDPESRVCLRRARNQEEDSYINANYITGYAGRLREYIATQGPMLNTVTDFWEMVWQEEVPLIVMITKLQERKEKCVHYWPEKEGTYGPFTVRVQGLSECVEYVVRDLSIQLEGECRQVKHILFPSWPDQQTPESAKPLLHLVSKVEEALQAAASPGPIVVHCSAGIGRTGCFIATRIGCQQLKDKGEVDILGIVCRLRIDRGGMIQTSEQYQFLHHTLALYASQLPEAGGH from the exons atggtaCAAGCCTGCTTGGTGTGTTCCAGAGTTCATAACAGCAGCCTGAGTGCCCAGGCAGCCGGGGCAGACATGGACAAGCCGGACAAGCCTAGTCCCTCTGCCAGGAAGCATGTGCATCTTCAGGAGAG GAGGGGGTCCAATGTGTCACTGGTGCTGGACATGAGTTCACTGGGAAGTGTTGAGCCCATCCAGCCCATCTGCACACCACGGGACATCACGCTGAAGTTCCTGAGGACATCCAGCCATGTGCTGAGGAGAGAGGAGCTCCAGCAACATGCCCAGAGCCTGACACAGCTCCAGGAGGAGTTTTTG AAAATCCCACCCAACTTTGTCAGTCCGGAGGAGCTGGAGATCCCTGGACGTGCCTCCAAGGACAGATATAAAACCATCCTCCCCAGTATGTGCCACTGCATCCCTTTGCCTCACATTTGCCCAG ACCCTGAAAGCCGGGTCTGTCTCAGGAGGGCAAGGAACCAGGAGGAAGACAGCTACATAAATGCCAACTACATCACG GGCTATGCAGGGCGGCTCCGGGAGTACATTGCCACACAGGGACCCATGCTGAACACTGTGACTGACTTCTGGGAGATGgtgtggcaggaggaggtgcCCCTCATCGTCATGATAACCAAGCTCCAGGAGCGCAAAGAG aaatgtgtcCACTACTGGCCTGAGAAGGAGGGCACCTACGGCCCCTTCACCGTCCGTGTGCAGGGGTTGAGTGAGTGCGTGGAGTACGTTGTCCGGGATCTCTCCATCCAG CTTGAAGGTGAATGCCGCCAGGTCAAACACATCCTCTTCCCTTCCTGGCCGGACCAGCAGACACCCGAGTCAGCCAAGCCCCTGCTGCACTTGGTGTCCAAGGTGGaggaggctctgcaggctgcagccagcccagggccGATCGTTGTGCACTGCAG TGCAGGCATCGGCCGGACAGGCTGCTTTATTGCTACCAGGATCGGGTGCCAGCAGCTGAAGGACAAGGGCGAGGTGGATATCCTGGGAATTGTGTGCCGTCTCCGCATAGACAG AGGTGGGATGATCCAGACGAGCGAGCAGTACCAGTTCCTCCATCACACACTAGCTCTCTACGCTTCCCAGCTGCCAGAGGCAGGAGGCCActag